A genomic stretch from Blastopirellula sediminis includes:
- a CDS encoding PQQ-binding-like beta-propeller repeat protein: MKLVRIFALVALTLLGSSAWAAKPEDPNWLQWRGPHREGKANSTGLLKDWESAQPKLLGMVEGLGGGFASVSIVDGMLYTTGNFDKSQGVVAVDLATQKVAWKTPVTDSIPEHGYGGSRSTPTIDGDQLYVVLSDGTVACLDRKSGKVIWTRSFEKEYGAKRPAWGFSESPLVDGNLLICTPGSEQALMLALNKRTGKEVWATKDAQLGDKGKAEAGYSSIVIGNGAGVKQYVQMTGKGLVAVRAKDGKFLYNYNPVANDVAVIPTPIVDGDYVFASSGYQTGAGLVKLSKDGAGVTAEEVYFLEPKTFQNHHGGMVKLGDYIYAGTKHNEGFPICIEMKTGEVQWGGNIRGEGKGSAAVLYADGNFIFRYQSGELALVEATPKEYVLKGKFMPEYQERESWAHPVVADGKLYLREQDKLMIYDLTQK, encoded by the coding sequence ATGAAATTGGTACGCATTTTTGCGCTGGTCGCGCTGACGCTTCTTGGTTCGTCCGCATGGGCGGCCAAACCGGAAGACCCGAACTGGCTGCAGTGGCGCGGTCCGCATCGTGAGGGAAAAGCGAATTCGACTGGTTTGTTAAAGGACTGGGAATCGGCGCAGCCGAAGCTGCTCGGCATGGTCGAAGGATTGGGGGGCGGTTTCGCCAGCGTCTCGATTGTCGACGGCATGCTCTACACCACCGGCAACTTCGATAAGTCGCAAGGGGTGGTAGCGGTCGATCTGGCGACCCAGAAAGTTGCGTGGAAGACGCCGGTCACCGACTCGATTCCGGAACATGGTTACGGCGGTTCCCGTTCGACTCCGACGATTGACGGTGACCAGTTGTACGTCGTATTGTCGGACGGCACGGTCGCTTGCTTGGATCGCAAGAGCGGCAAGGTGATCTGGACCCGCAGCTTCGAAAAGGAATATGGCGCCAAGCGTCCGGCCTGGGGATTCTCCGAATCGCCGCTGGTTGACGGCAATCTGCTGATTTGCACCCCTGGATCGGAACAAGCGTTGATGCTGGCCCTGAATAAGCGGACCGGCAAAGAAGTCTGGGCGACCAAAGACGCGCAGCTGGGCGACAAAGGAAAGGCGGAAGCTGGCTACTCGTCGATCGTCATCGGTAACGGCGCCGGCGTGAAGCAGTACGTGCAGATGACGGGCAAAGGCCTGGTCGCCGTACGAGCCAAGGACGGCAAGTTCCTCTACAACTACAACCCGGTCGCCAACGATGTGGCGGTGATTCCGACCCCGATCGTCGACGGCGACTACGTCTTCGCTTCGTCGGGCTATCAAACCGGCGCCGGTTTGGTGAAGCTGTCGAAGGATGGCGCCGGCGTCACCGCGGAAGAGGTTTACTTCCTCGAACCGAAGACCTTCCAGAACCATCACGGCGGCATGGTGAAGCTGGGCGATTACATCTACGCCGGCACCAAGCACAACGAAGGCTTCCCGATCTGCATCGAGATGAAGACCGGCGAAGTGCAGTGGGGCGGCAACATCCGCGGCGAAGGGAAGGGCTCGGCTGCCGTTCTGTACGCCGACGGCAACTTCATCTTCCGCTATCAATCAGGCGAACTGGCGCTGGTCGAAGCGACCCCGAAGGAATACGTCCTGAAAGGGAAGTTCATGCCAGAGTACCAGGAACGCGAAAGCTGGGCCCACCCAGTGGTGGCGGATGGCAAGTTGTACTTGCGAGAACAAGACAAGCTGATGATCTACGATTTGACTCAGAAGTGA